A part of Doryrhamphus excisus isolate RoL2022-K1 chromosome 8, RoL_Dexc_1.0, whole genome shotgun sequence genomic DNA contains:
- the slc6a4a gene encoding solute carrier family 6 member 4a codes for METKDIMMTSVLTKDKRDAEADRGIGTKDMKTEEEEKQEENCRLMLADGLAERGPKSVSSASGQQVSNGFTTSSPQSSKEGVGLLGASSASGPAGTTGSSAPAGGLRTLVVQQTSLDRPRETWSKKMDFLLSVIGYAVDLGNVWRFPYICYQNGGGAFLLPYLLMAVFGGVPLFYMELALGQFHRNGCISIWKHICPIFKGIGFAICIIALYIAFYYNTIMAWALYYLLSSFQPTLPWTTCTNSWNTASCNRYMSTDHNVSWSNSSTSPAEEFYTRHVLQVHRSSGLHQLGSVSWQLALCLLFIFTIVYFSIWKGVKTSGKVVWVTATFPYLVLLVLLIRGATLPGAWRGVVFYLKPDWEKLLSTTVWIDAAAQIFFSLGPGFGVLLAFASYNPFHNNCYKDALVTSSVNCLTSFLSGFVIFTVLGYMAEMRQQDVDAVAKDAGPSLLFIIYAEAIANMPAATFFAIIFFLMIIMLGLDSTFAGLEGVITAMLDEFPNVLVKRREWFVFGLVCVCYLGALSTLTYGGAFVVKLFEEYATGPAVITVVLLEVIAVSWFYGTNRFCNDVQVMLGFYPGWFWRICWVAICPSFLLFIMISFLAFPPDVKLFDYQYPPWTTVLGYCIGVSSLICVPAYMVYHLVNTKGTLKQRLSKSITPEPSNDQHRGFIVTNAV; via the exons ATGGAGACAAAAGATATAATGATGACAAGCGTGTTGACAAAGGACAAACGGGACGCCGAGGCCGACAGAGGCATCGGCACCAAGGACATGAAGACAGAAGAGGAAGAGAAGCAGGAGGAAAACTGTCGACTGATGCTGGCTGACGGTCTTGCTGAAAGAGGACCCAAAAGTGTGAGCTCGGCTTCCGGTCAGCAGGTGTCTAACGGCTTCACCACGTCCAGTCCGCAGAGCTCCAAAGAGGGAGTCGGGCTTCTGGGGGCTTCGTCTGCATCCGGGCCGGCAGGCACCACCGGGTCCTCTGCGCCGGCGGGAGGCCTCAGGACTCTTGTGGTCCAACAAACCAGCCTGGATCGTCCCAGAGAGACCTGGAGCAAGAAGATGGACTTCTTACTCTCGGTGATTGGGTACGCAGTGGACCTGGGCAATGTCTGGCGTTTCCCGTACATCTGCTACCAaaatggaggag GTGCCTTTCTGCTGCCCTACCTGTTGATGGCGGTCTTTGGAGGTGTGCCTCTCTTCTACATGGAACTGGCTCTCGGTCAGTTTCACCGCAATGGCTGCATTTCCATCTGGAAACACATCTGCCCCATCTTCAAAG GTATAGGCTTTGCCATCTGCATCATAGCCCTCTACATAGCCTTCTATTACAACACCATCATGGCCTGGGCCTTGTACTACCTGTTGTCGTCATTCCAGCCCACCCTGCCCTGGACCACCTGCACCAACAGCTGGAACACGGCCAGCTGCAACCGATATATGTCCACCGACCACAATGTTTCGTGGTCCAACTCCTCCACCTCCCCCGCCGAGGAGTTCTATAC TCGACACGTGTTGCAGGTCCACCGCTCTTCAGGTCTGCACCAGTTAGGTTCTGTCAGCTGGCAGCTGGCCCTCTGCTTGCTCTTCATCTTCACCATCGTTTACTTCAGCATCTGGAAGGGAGTCAAGACATCTGGAAAG GTGGTGTGGGTGACCGCTACCTTCCCGTATCTGGTCCTCCTGGTGCTGCTCATCCGTGGGGCCACTCTCCCAGGTGCGTGGAGGGGAGTAGTCTTTTATCTGAAACCTGATTGGGAGAAACTGCTCAGCACTACC GTGTGGATCGATGCAGCAGCTCAGATCTTCTTCTCGCTGGGTCCGGGTTTTGGGGTGCTCCTTGCCTTTGCCAGCTACAACCCGTTTCACAACAACTGCTACAA AGACGCGTTGGTCACCAGCTCGGTCAACTGCCTCACCAGCTTCCTTTCCGGCTTTGTGATTTTTACCGTGCTGGGCTACATGGCCGAGATGAGGCAGCAGGATGTGGATGCTGTTGCCAAAGATGCTG gACCCAGTCTGCTTTTCATCATTTATGCAGAAGCCATCGCTAACATGCCTGCTGCGACCTTCTTTGCCATTATCTTCTTCCTCATGATCATTATGTTGGGCCTGGATAGCACG TTTGCCGGCTTGGAGGGTGTGATCACCGCCATGCTGGATGAGTTCCCCAATGTCCTGGTGAAAAGAAGAGAATGGTTTGTCTTCGGTCTGGTGTGTGTCTGCTATCTCGGAGCGCTTTCCACTCTCACATAC GGTGGAGCTTTTGTGGTGAAGTTGTTTGAAGAGTACGCCACAGGTCCTGCTGTCATCACTGTGGTGCTGCTGGAAGTCATTGCCGTTTCCTGGTTCTACG GAACCAACCGTTTCTGCAACGACGTCCAGGTCATGCTTGGTTTCTACCCGGGATGGTTCTGGAGGATCTGCTGGGTCGCCATCTGTCCCAGCTTTCTGCTG TTCATCATGATCAGTTTTCTGGCCTTCCCTCCAGACGTCAAACTGTTTGACTACCAGTACCCACCTTGGACCACAGTCCTTGGCTACTGCATCGGAGTGTCCTCATTAATCTGTGTGCCTGCTTACATGGTATACCACCTGGTCAATACCAAGGGCACCCTCAAACAG CGTCTGTCAAAGAGCATCACTCCAGAGCCCAGCAATGACCAACACAGAGGCTTCATCGTCACCAACGCGGTCTGA